Below is a genomic region from Eupeodes corollae chromosome 1, idEupCoro1.1, whole genome shotgun sequence.
AGGCAGTATTGTTGAGAATAGTTGTCATGGCTTGAAGAGGAATCTTGAGATGATGGTTGATATTCAAAGGACAACCGGAGTCAACATAATTGCTGGTACTGGTCATTATGTGCATGATCTCCAGACTCCAGGTCATCTGGCGATGACAGTTGAACAAATGACTGATTTGTACTCTAAGGAGATAATCAATGGTATTGATGTGCCACATGTTGGACCGGTTAAATGTGGATACATTGGTGAAGTCGGAAGTGTTTATCCCATTCATGGTTAGTAATGCCATTGTTTTTCTTACTTAAGAAGGATTCACATTTAtgacattaattttttgaagatttcgaAAAACGGGCAATTCGAGCAACAGGTGAAATCCAGGAAGTTCTAGGTTGTGGAGTGTCATTCCATCCAGGGCGTGATGCTAAGGCTCCCTTTGAAATTGTTCGAACGTACTTGGAAGCCGGAGGAAAACCTGAGAAATGTGTGATGTCACATTTAGAAAGTGAACTATTTTCTACAAGAAATttcttatttctatttctaaaaCGATTTGTTTTCTTAAGGAACACTGAATATGGAACAGCTGTTTGAATTTGCAGCTCTTGGAACATACATGCAGTATGATCTTTTTGGAATCGAGTGCTCATTTTATCAGCTGAATTCATCCGTTGATATGCCATCAGATGCACAGAGAATTAACAATTTGATGTTACTTATTGAAGATGGATGGGTTGATAAGATTCAAATGTCTCATGATATTCATACAAAACATAGATtagtaagtttttgtttgataaacaatcttcaaatcaagaaaattgttgctttattaatttgattattcttctttttcagACTTCCTATGGTGGACATGGTTACCATCATATTCATATGAACATTTTGCCTAGACTTTTTGCAAAGGGATTGACAATTGAACAAGTTGAACAAATCACCGTTACTAATCCGGCTAAGTGGCTggagttaaaaatttaagtttaatttaaaattgttcttgtttaagttttgaaattaactaTGTAATAGAAATTCGAAACCAGAGTTTACAATTAAGggctgattttaaataaaataaaatagttactTTTGGCAATCTTAGAAAAAATGTCTTTctacttaaataatatttaatacattttaataaaatcaatgaaatttgaCAAAAAGGAATTGCAATACAACGCAACGTATCAATCAGATCATATCGAGgttgaaatatgtttttgtgaCATTTGATTACACTGTGTTCAGTTTATTCAACAACTGTCAGAATACACAACTGTCAACACCAATTGTGTAACTGAAAAACTGTGATGTCCATGAACTTAAGTTTCatgtaaataattaatataataaaatattgaatttataaggtaaatatacatttcttttatagtttctgaaatattaaaacatcCCTAGAATTGAAATTTGGTgtttatatgaaataaatatcCGGTGTCGTCTCTGAATTGCACCCTTATTTCTAATTATAGTGAAAGTTGTGTTAACCAAAAGTGAACAGAACTttgtcatttgtttttaaatgaacagTTAATTTTCTAGCATTTCATGGTTAGAAAACTTTCATATgattttcacaaattaaaaaaaaaatgtttaccactTGTCAACAACTACGAAATACTTCAATGAGCAacatcttttcttttataagtGAATCCGATTCTAATAAGCTAAAATGTAATTagttaatttatataataaatattaacgCATGAATTTAGTTACtcgtacaattttattttgcaaggaCATGCGGTAGTTAATCGAATCAGGCGTTAGGTCAGTCGGGATTTTGAATGGCTTCTTATCAAATTTACGATATCATGTGTAATAGCTAAACCGCAATAATGTGTCGCAACGACCTTAACgtaccaaataaaaacaatagacTCGTATGAAGCAATAGGAAATGTTACCTCCATCTTTGTGTTCACTTTAACTCGTAAATatcttataggcttttcacaccaaatccAAAACCCGGCTTTTACGAAATTATCGGTTGTGGCTGAAAatctacatcgaaaactcaagttttcccataaattttttgtaaaccacaagtttttcgtaaaccacaagttttatataaaacctctcgaaaactagtagcaattcaaagtttaaCTAAAcgaacaaacctttcgaaacattcagcgctcaaattaatgtaaacaaaacagctgatggctgctgtcaaaacaaatattttattttgaaataaatttggtcgtggtaagcaatattatttatacaatttccttacaaaataagaattattgctttgattgatgagtgtgattttggtacgaatctggaactactAGTTGACCTTTTCTGCTTCGCCATAGgaacctacacgaaatcgttcagaatcttctaagctccgcctataagttgctcggacggccacaatatatggcaaTTCTGAAGCGTCATTTGGCtagcagaagcaatagtcataagctcggtattttggattgaatttgttgtgaaagaagaaaaaaatgttttaaataaaatcaatttgtattgtaccagttttgtttgtagttgattctatgatatattttctagacagtaagtgaattgttcggaccggttgaagtaaacaaagaggatagctgcagccaagcgagcttgtatTTCTTGTTTGTTCATGTCATGACTCATGAGCCCATTCtacccgtccccagaacttcagttgaagcTCTTCGAGATGAGCTAGtattacgttaaaatcaatttgaattggtagaattaactttattttcacaaataatttgagaaaatgaaaactttttactcacaaatttttttatcaatacaaaatatgacagccggtgttaaataaattcaaatgtcaaatgaaaacgtgtaaatgttcggtgtaaATGATTgttgggttttcgaaaacttgccGAACTTCCGGTTTCGGGTTTGTTGTGAAAATGCTATTAAGTCCGAGCTCAACGCTCGAACAGATCTTTTTTCTGCTTAGGAGACGCTTTGGCAGCTGACAATTGTTAAGTACGTGGTATGGCTAAAGAACTTATATCGATATTTGACAGCACGACCGTAGTTGGACTCAAGGTCAAACTGATGAGCTTTCGTAAAAGCGttagtattacggttaaactgtttaagcgGAGgagggcacaccagcatttaattGGCAAACTTCAGACTTAGAACCattcaatactacttgtattgcgAGGTCATAGCATAGGgaatttttttgtgttattaacTGCAATCCAGGCTTAGTTGAAAAATACCTTTCTCCTCAATCTTGTAATGTTCCCAACTTAAACTAAAGACGGAAACAACAAACCTTAagcttaaaaactttgaaagaaCCGAATTTGGGGGAATTCAGAACTGCTTAAGGGATTTTATTATTCCAGAAACTGGGAACATTAATGTTGAATTCAACtaaataaagagcaaaaaattAGCcataaaatcttcaatttttaatttaatttttaagcaccggtatgtcccacACCATTGgtaaattgctgaagtaattgccataccaaagcaaggtaaaccacctacagaagtgacggtttacagaccaatatcgattataccaattatggcaaaagtttttgaaaaactgcgtctgaagagacttaggaaaatcaaagaagaaagatggttaatcccaaaccatcagtttggctttagaaataaacattccactatataccaagttcatagaatatcggatgtaatagaaaaagcattagaagaaaaagaagcatgtttagctattttcttagatgttgctcaagcttttgacaaggtttggcatgagggaatTGAGGGACTTGAGTAGAAACTGCAAAGTGATCTTCTttggcagtactttgaaatattaaaatcgtacatctcagaccgattttTTAGAGTAAAGTACGATCAAGAATattcggaattgaagaaaatagaagccggtgtaccacaaggaagtgtcctaggtcctaccctgtatttactatacacaagggatattccgacaaatgtgtctctaatgCAGCACAAAATGCCGtggacacagtgagagcttggaccgaaaaatggtgtatcaaactcaatgaaaaaaagtcttcacatataaactttccacataaaaagataaacaatatttcaataatcattaataatcaagctgtaccttacgccaatactgGTTACTGTACTGGtaacttggtaacaactctgatttatcaatccaaaacaaaataatgctgtataatcaagcctgtttggacctatggaatccaattatggggctgtacaaagaaaacaaataccgaaatcatccaaaaattccaaaacaaagtccttcgtggaatagttaatgcaccatggtacataagaaataccgatctacatcgtgacttacaaatagaaatggttacagaagttgttaaaaaatacgctgtatcgcacaaccagagactgcaaagtcatactaattctgaaatggagtccgtcttgaatataagaaaccatgttcaaaaattaagaagaaccaagcctcatgagcttatgatctaaaaaaaaacatggtggTGGGGTTAGAAAAAAGTCTCCAAAATACTTGAGCTGTTTAACCTACTTTTTAAGGTCAAATcgtaagcaaaaacaaaataccgcGTTCAAATAATTCTCTTCAATTACTCAGAAAATCAGATGTTAAAATAaacttagacaaaaaactaactaaaactaacaaaataaacaattttcaagaataaatgataagaaaacatctggaaattgagattctataaaaaaaggtcatttaacaattgcttcaaggagggggtttgttcgtagactactacattaacatgtggcgttgaagcgagcttgaagatctCCTCAATTCCTTATAttcctgaatcgagttgaattGACCTTAATTTGAATCGATTCCCGTCGAAGAGTGGAGTCTAATCgaaattttagaagaaaaacctgtgtggaggaattggttttacagataatgcattatggtctgtttatttgtatgaatgtgtacaaaaaatatagttttgttttaatcaaattgcaaaaaaaattacatggagtaggtattcttatatggtgctgaactaatcaCTTCTTAATTGTTAAACACGAATctaactatctcacttgcacttcacacatcgaaacattatttgcatttttttaaaagtgctgtcaaacttaatcatttttaaatcttcttgtgtggtggaaacaccaaaaagatttatttaatcttaactgagATTAACCTTTGGTGAAAGCATAGCAacacttaattatcttttctattgttataagaaaataaaaatataaataaattgggtggcgcaacagtccgtttgagaactagggcctagtgacttactctCAACCAGtaaatgtgaaaaaaatgtagatggcataggcagggatcgaacccaagacctctagcctGACAGTCCaccagagtttttttttgtaaattcatttttattaattcaatcttaaacctatcataaagctagacaaaaattcataaaactagcctaattaaccataacttacaacaaaCTTACTTATTCCATACGGAcattctaagttaaacaataatacttaatgctaatgcctttcggccctataTAATTAAgttcaattccattttatttatttttgtattcataagaaaatttaaaaaaacttatatcaatatccttttttatttttacttaaaaaatacttaaaataaggtccttaatataaaacttaaactacctattctacctataaactacttaaaactagaaaaaccacagcagcaaaCCTAGCTATctaacatttgttgtttttaattttttttattgcatatttttttaaaattttgttataggcaaccatgcctattctacttaaaactaaaccataaaactatgaaacaagtatgtaagcagGCCAAGGCtcaaaaccccatcccgactacccactatcaagtgccgattgaagccaccaaaactggttctcctgcttcaccctatctgttcggtcccgttcggacaaagccctactgaaccaaaggagctctgctccgccttgtgccatgacgtcccgattgtacatgAGTCGACTATCCACGGTTCTCCGTCTCACGTCTGACTTAGTGGAAccgccaatctatcctgtatcagaccgcatctatctaaaatgagaaatgcctctggtggaatgaagccgctcaagcgtgcactttatCAAAATACTCgccgttcggatagaacgccccgaaaattaaattgttggtcgcagacatagctcttgcaatgtgacctcgaacgagttttatcacgaaattgtcaattctgttggtttgagccccgttgtataggacctcgttggaatagtaatgcccATAAGAAGATCCGGCAGTTCGATATgaaccggtacagcgtcgtaaactgccgctcgaacacccgaaacttctccatcacaggacaaccataaacgatcattagccgtatgagggccatgtagcaaattatcttcactctggggtcaagccgactgcttaAAACCAGCCGTTTcatcagagcgaaggctcctttagccctggtcagagcagcatttatatgtctgtcgaaatattaaTACTGATCTagccagataccgaggtactacACTTTTGATCGCTagtggctgcccgtgaagatcaacgatgactaTCTTGCgcctggacatttatttttagtttccagtcgtcgcaatatcgctgaatcttgtcgaaatcacgctgcaagagaattctaataacctcaacctttcgggttgttttgtacgcaattagatcgtcggcgtacgcaattacctttgtaagactacctatcagatcgctggtgtaaatgctgaagagaatcggcgaatgcaccgctccctgttgaaggccatttttaattgagaatgttgtggtcgaagttacattgccacttttgacaacaaactttctaccgttaaacacatcataaagtatatataacaatggtttgcttatgccaagcctgctcaggtTTAGGTAAAGACGGGTACTGtgtcaaaagacttttccaaatcaaccagatcagcacctgtgcatttttgttttgatttattccattattattttgttatctgcagcccacttagtcagacccctattgatgatcttttcggttggagttgtcctttccctttttaacttcccaaaggaagttattgtaatgggtccgatttgtcaaattgaaaatgttgac
It encodes:
- the LOC129940589 gene encoding phosphotriesterase-related protein-like codes for the protein MSVVQTVLGPISPNLLGRTLTHEHFELDFEHFYCAPPVEYKEFFDKKISLETVGFVHQYPYSSLENLKFYDDATRLAVKKDVELYKKFGGGSIVENSCHGLKRNLEMMVDIQRTTGVNIIAGTGHYVHDLQTPGHLAMTVEQMTDLYSKEIINGIDVPHVGPVKCGYIGEVGSVYPIHDFEKRAIRATGEIQEVLGCGVSFHPGRDAKAPFEIVRTYLEAGGKPEKCVMSHLERTLNMEQLFEFAALGTYMQYDLFGIECSFYQLNSSVDMPSDAQRINNLMLLIEDGWVDKIQMSHDIHTKHRLTSYGGHGYHHIHMNILPRLFAKGLTIEQVEQITVTNPAKWLELKI